In Gossypium hirsutum isolate 1008001.06 chromosome D06, Gossypium_hirsutum_v2.1, whole genome shotgun sequence, one genomic interval encodes:
- the LOC107901672 gene encoding dof zinc finger protein DOF1.4 has protein sequence MGLSCKQVSSDEVEWIQGQSLLQAPIMERPKALSMKRRHHQENQLQQLEPPLKCPRCDSSNTKFCYYNNYNKSQPRYFCKTCKRHWTKGGNLRNVPVGGGRKNKRHQTSAAASASKTTTTTIKSSTSSAIQPHQLPPADQKYIPNIKFHSPLQQNSVNCRNSEREIFSRNNGVCLDSTMSQGLQTPFPLPFPFSSSSSYSLETFPSSISASFQSSSLYNYSGETREDPTGSLTWQEPITSNGIEMANYWNWDDIDALVSTDLNIPWDDSEIKPWKDL, from the coding sequence atGGGATTGAGTTGTAAACAGGTTTCCAGTGATGAGGTTGAGTGGATCCAGGGCCAGTCTTTGTTGCAGGCTCCAATTATGGAGCGTCCAAAAGCTTTATCAATGAAAAGGCGACATCATCAAGAAAACCAGCTGCAGCAATTGGAACCGCCATTGAAGTGTCCAAGGTGTGATTCTTCCAACACAAAGTTCTGTTATTACAACAACTATAACAAGTCACAACCTAGGTATTTTTGCAAGACCTGTAAAAGACATTGGACTAAAGGTGGTAATCTTCGCAATGTTCCCGTTGGTGGAGGCCGTAAAAACAAGCGGCATCAGACATCCGCCGCCGCTTCTGCCAGTAAAACAACCACAACTACCATCAAAAGCTCCACCTCTTCCGCTATTCAACCGCATCAGCTTCCGCCTGCCGATCAAAAGTACATACCGAACATCAAATTTCATTCACCGTTGCAGCAAAATTCTGTAAATTGCAGAAACTCGGAGAGAGAAATTTTCAGCAGAAACAATGGAGTCTGCTTAGATTCTACCATGTCTCAAGGCTTACAGACTCCATTTCCTTTGCCGTTTCCATTTTCAAGTTCAAGCTCATATTCTTTGGAAACATTCCCATCATCAATATCAGCCTCGTTTCAGTCTTCGAGTCTCTACAACTATAGTGGAGAAACGAGGGAGGATCCAACTGGTTCACTGACCTGGCAAGAACCTATTACCAGCAATGGCATTGAAATGGCAAACTACTGGAATTGGGATGATATTGATGCACTTGTCTCTACTGATCTCAACATTCCATGGGATGACTCTGAGAtcaaaccatggaaagatctttaa
- the LOC107901671 gene encoding phosphatidylinositol 4-phosphate 5-kinase 3 isoform X1 translates to MGTIIFSFDLADFVSMAKSSFKLEHPLERRQAEATRIREKYPDIIPVIVERADKSDVPDIDKKKNGDTYAREYFADKTHGFGVYYFANGHLYEDAWHEGRRQGIGMYTFRSGETQSGHWQNGILDVPSTRNNTYLVSPVAVYHSKVLNAVQVARRATEKAYNVAKVDERVNKAVASVNRAVNAARVIAIKAVQKQMDHNHNNNNAV, encoded by the exons ATGGGAACCATCATCTTCTCCTTCGATCTTGCTG ATTTTGTTTCTATGGCCAAGAGCTCCTTTAAGTTGGAACACCCTCTCG AAAGGAGGCAAGCTGAAGCTACACGCATTAGGGAAAAGTATCCAGACATAATCCCA GTTATTGTTGAAAGGGCCGATAAAAGCGATGTGCCTGATATTGATAAGAAAAA GAATGGGGATACATATGCTCGGGAATATTTTGCAGACAAGACGCATGGATTTGGTGTGTATTATTTTGCAAATGGCCATCTGTATGAAGATGCTTGGCATGAGGGCAGACGACAAGGGATTGGAATGTATACATTTAGAAGTGGGGAAACACAATCTGGTCATTGGCAAAATGGAATCCTTGATGTCCCAAGCACACGGAATAATACCTATCTTGTATCTCCTGTAGCTGTCTATCATTCTAAAGTACTTAATGCTGTTcag GTGGCAAGAAGGGCTACAGAGAAAGCTTACAATGTGGCCAAGGTAGATGAGAGAGTGAACAAGGCAGTAGCCTCAGTTAATAGAGCAGTCAATGCAGCAAGAGTAATTGCAATAAAAGCAGTCCAAAAGCAAATGGATCATAACCACAATAACAACAATGCCGTGTGA
- the LOC107901671 gene encoding junctophilin-4 isoform X3: protein MGTIIFSFDLAERRQAEATRIREKYPDIIPVIVERADKSDVPDIDKKKNGDTYAREYFADKTHGFGVYYFANGHLYEDAWHEGRRQGIGMYTFRSGETQSGHWQNGILDVPSTRNNTYLVSPVAVYHSKVLNAVQVARRATEKAYNVAKVDERVNKAVASVNRAVNAARVIAIKAVQKQMDHNHNNNNAV from the exons ATGGGAACCATCATCTTCTCCTTCGATCTTGCTG AAAGGAGGCAAGCTGAAGCTACACGCATTAGGGAAAAGTATCCAGACATAATCCCA GTTATTGTTGAAAGGGCCGATAAAAGCGATGTGCCTGATATTGATAAGAAAAA GAATGGGGATACATATGCTCGGGAATATTTTGCAGACAAGACGCATGGATTTGGTGTGTATTATTTTGCAAATGGCCATCTGTATGAAGATGCTTGGCATGAGGGCAGACGACAAGGGATTGGAATGTATACATTTAGAAGTGGGGAAACACAATCTGGTCATTGGCAAAATGGAATCCTTGATGTCCCAAGCACACGGAATAATACCTATCTTGTATCTCCTGTAGCTGTCTATCATTCTAAAGTACTTAATGCTGTTcag GTGGCAAGAAGGGCTACAGAGAAAGCTTACAATGTGGCCAAGGTAGATGAGAGAGTGAACAAGGCAGTAGCCTCAGTTAATAGAGCAGTCAATGCAGCAAGAGTAATTGCAATAAAAGCAGTCCAAAAGCAAATGGATCATAACCACAATAACAACAATGCCGTGTGA
- the LOC107901671 gene encoding gamma-aminobutyric acid receptor-associated protein-like 1 isoform X2 has protein sequence MAKSSFKLEHPLERRQAEATRIREKYPDIIPVIVERADKSDVPDIDKKKNGDTYAREYFADKTHGFGVYYFANGHLYEDAWHEGRRQGIGMYTFRSGETQSGHWQNGILDVPSTRNNTYLVSPVAVYHSKVLNAVQVARRATEKAYNVAKVDERVNKAVASVNRAVNAARVIAIKAVQKQMDHNHNNNNAV, from the exons ATGGCCAAGAGCTCCTTTAAGTTGGAACACCCTCTCG AAAGGAGGCAAGCTGAAGCTACACGCATTAGGGAAAAGTATCCAGACATAATCCCA GTTATTGTTGAAAGGGCCGATAAAAGCGATGTGCCTGATATTGATAAGAAAAA GAATGGGGATACATATGCTCGGGAATATTTTGCAGACAAGACGCATGGATTTGGTGTGTATTATTTTGCAAATGGCCATCTGTATGAAGATGCTTGGCATGAGGGCAGACGACAAGGGATTGGAATGTATACATTTAGAAGTGGGGAAACACAATCTGGTCATTGGCAAAATGGAATCCTTGATGTCCCAAGCACACGGAATAATACCTATCTTGTATCTCCTGTAGCTGTCTATCATTCTAAAGTACTTAATGCTGTTcag GTGGCAAGAAGGGCTACAGAGAAAGCTTACAATGTGGCCAAGGTAGATGAGAGAGTGAACAAGGCAGTAGCCTCAGTTAATAGAGCAGTCAATGCAGCAAGAGTAATTGCAATAAAAGCAGTCCAAAAGCAAATGGATCATAACCACAATAACAACAATGCCGTGTGA